The sequence below is a genomic window from Acanthopagrus latus isolate v.2019 chromosome 12, fAcaLat1.1, whole genome shotgun sequence.
GATCACACATACAAAACCTTGTGGACACACTTCACAGGAGGATGGAAGAGCAAAGACGGTCTGCTCTTTGGTTTCACAGGTGGACGGATGCATGATGGGAAGCGACGGCAGCCTGTACAGCAAAGAGGTTGAGGAGAAACGCACAGAGAGACAGTAAGTCATCAAATCACAGCTGAGCTCCATCAGCTCGTTCGTCAACAGCGACCTGCTCGGCGGCAGGTCTTCACCTTTCTCAGGTCAACATTACAGTGAAATATCTgttatccgtgtgtgtgtgtgtgtgtgtgtgtgtgtgtgtgtgtgtgtctgtgtgtgtctatagtGCACGAGGCCTCTTCGGAGTGATCTGTTGGCTGGCTTGTTCCTCCTCCTGGAGGGCCGAGCGGAAAGACTTGACTTTATCtgaaagaagagagaacagCACAGAAACGCTCCAGTTCAACATGGCGGCTTCATCTGTCTGCAACAGAAGCTACTTTtatgttaaaggaacagttcacccaaaaatgaaaattcagtcagtttttCAAAGTatgaaggtaaaataaaaaggctttGTGTCCGACAGATTTAACGACAGCCGATCTTTTTACCTCTCAGCTCCGTGAGAATGTCGATCTTCTGGTCCAGGATCTGTTCCAGCTGAGTCGCAAACGACTCGACATCGTAGTCGACCTCCTCCGTCATCTCCAGCAGCACCTTCTCATCCTCCAGCCAGCGGATCGACTCCTGTAGGAACAGACTGAACTTTAACACCTTCTGTGCTGGTCACACTGTTTAATGTGAGACTGACGAAGAGATCAGGAACAAACTGAGAACTAAATTGTAAAAGGAAATGAATAGTTCATTGGGATTTTGTGATGTGGTACCTCCACGAAGTTTCTCTAAAATCCACTTtgaatttcattaatttttaatatttgagtTTAGAGTTTAGTTTGTTATGAATGTTTCTCATGTGCTTCTACACTGCTCACATACAAGTGGGCTGATTCATTTCTAATGCCAGCAGCATGTGGTTGTTACACGTGCTGTCCACTGGAGGgcaaacacacattattaaTACCTCAAACTGATAAACTGGAAGTTGCTTCTGATGGTAAAACATTAGAGTTTCACACTGAAGCTGAAGTCTTGGCGATGTGATTTACTGTCGTTGAATTTATGAACcgctgctgttttttaaaaggcaggCTGAGCTGTACCTGGAAGACGGCCCGGTGGTCCTCCAGAacctgctcctccatctccaccagCTGAGAGACGGCTTCATGGAAAGTGAAGAGCTGCGGGgaaacttcctcctcctgcagagaaaacaaacactgtcagagtCTGTGGTCCCAAAACATGAAGACAGCTGTCTGTACATTAAAACGCTTCATTAAACAGTCAGGTATGTTCACTGAACCAGATTTTGCTTTCTGCAATCAGGAATCCTGTTCATACTGGACTTACAGCGTCAaaaaacagaggacaaaatTCACAGTTCTGTGCACTGAGACTGGATTTGTATTGATTAGAGTTTAAGAAATATGAGTTGTGTTTCTCCTTTAACTGATAAATCGAGGCCACATCAACCTGAGTGAACGAGTAGCTGAGTCTGTCTTACATTCTGTTCGCAGAGCAGCTTCAGGTCGTCTCTTTGTGGAGAGCTACCGACTCCCCACTGAGcctccagcacctccagctGGGTGACGTGTCCCCCCTGACGGCTgtccagagctgctgcagggtCCACGGTGAGCTCCTTCACCCTGACAACACATCAGCGCCGCTCGTCAGACAACAACACGGATGCTGGCTGGTAGTTACGTGCATACATGCAGACGTGTGGCTGGTGGAAAAAGCTCATCGTGCCAGAGATGCAACAAGCAACACAGACTGAGTCCATGCAGAACATCAAGCCTGGAAACAATAACAGCAGGTCAACATGGAACAAAATGGatggtggaggaaaagaaagcagaaagcaGAGAAACTTGGGAAGCAACAGAAAGTgattaaagggaaaaaatgtgttgtgatggTTGTTGTGAGATGTTGGATAAAGTGATCGTACTCATAAGTAGGAGAGAGCTCAGAGcgccctcctccacccccgCTCTGAGAGAAGGGGATGTCTGAAGGACTTATCCCGAACTCCTTCACTCTGGAGACATGACgggacagagacacagaaccacagaagaagaaggagaagaagaagaaatagaagACGACAGGAGAGGATCATATTATGCTGCACACGTGTGATATGAACTCAACCTTTTTGCTGCttgatacaaaaacaaaactcacacaattctcattttccatcattttcaaGCATTTGATTATTTTAGAATGTATTTTTATAGTGTTTtctaaaaggtgcaatatgtaagaatccATCAAATTCACCCTACAAACAAAgaggggcagcatatcaccagagcaactgctaactgctaactctGCTAGTTAGCTGTGCGGGTAGGGATGCATTAGCTGTGTGTATTGATGTTTGTCTGAGAGAAATACCAATAACGTCGAACAGTCAAGAACTAAAATAAATTCTGCTTTTACCTGTTGGCGTATCTCAGCGTGTTCAAGGTGTTTTCACATGAAGCCATTCCAGGAGAGATGGTTGCAATCTGTGCAGGGGAACATCAGAGAGATCAGTGCTACATGAATGTTTCCGTCCACAGGaggtgcagaaacacacacagatccgtCTCCAGCTCACCATGCAGGTTCTGGAGTTTTCCCCTATGAAGGAGTCCCTCAGCACTTGGGTTAACTTGCTCGCTCTGAACGGAGTGTGAGGTTTGTTTCGGCCCAGAGCTCGAATACACTCCTGCAGTAAGACGGGAACAATTTGTAGATAAACAGCTCGCTGATGCTGGAAAACGTCTATtcttgttgctttaaaaaatactaGAACTGATTAAGAGATTAtaaaaattattttcaaaaaacagtAGATGACTAATTGGCCGTTGCAGCTCTAACAGTGAtccatttttaatgaaacagtCTCAAATCTGACCTTTAGTGCCAGCAGGCTCTTGTTGATCTCGGCTCCTTCGAGGCGAGTCTGGCGGTCGGCGCTGGACGTGTCCGCCCCTCTCTCGTTCCCCGCCAGGTCGATGAGGGAGAACTTTCCGTGCATCTTCCCCCGCCGACGCAGAATGATCTGGAACACGGCGTGGCTCCGAGAGGAGTGAGCGTTCGCCGAGGTCTGACCAGACGTCCTGCAgggacagaggaaaaaaacaccataaTGCTTATTCTTGTGTCCAAACGTTATTTATAGTCATTTCATATCAACGCATCAACATCCTGAGCGAAAATTCATAACTTCATCAAGTTCtagtacatttttgaaaatgacagattcttACAGAAGCCAATCCTTCGGGTTTCTAGGACGCTCAGGACAAAGTTCAACCCAGTCAGTGAAAAATAAGTGATTGCTGAGGCTCAAAATACACCTATAAAGGAAAAGTCATGACTAAAAGAGTATTTGGAGCACAGCTGCTGGATGCTACTTGGCATCATAAATCAACAGaagatttaaatgatttttttaaagaaaattctCAACGTGAACTGGAAAAGTTCTGATCCTGGGTGAGCTTTTATGAGACGACCCTAAACCATGAATTCGGTCTGAAACTGCTGCTCGGGCTGCTGTTTTACCTGCAGCTGTTTCCCACTTCGATGAGTTTGAGGACGTCCTCTGTGCacttcacctctctctcctgcagccccaccacctgcacctgctgctTCCCGTCCTCCAGGACCCGTAACTTGGCTTTACGGTTGAGCAGGTCGAACACctttgaacacaaacacatcagcactCTCAGGAAGTTTGTCATGTCTCTTGTCAGTGCTGCAACATGAAGTGAACACACGGAGGCTTTGgaacaaatacagacagaaagattAACTAAGATAAAGATAAACTCCCAAACCAATAAATGAAGGATGTCAGACATGCACAAgttggagaggatggagagacaaaaaatacagatctgcctttttttattgttcagaGTTGAGCCTCATTTCAGTCAATTAGATTTAGATACAAGATCGTGACATGGCTAATAAAATAGTAACTAATCATTCAAAAAGACACCAACCTTCCCGCTATAAATCTCAAAAAATGTGGCAAAGATCTGGAGGTCCAACTTCTTGTAATTTGGCTTCTTTATCATGAGAAAGACGTCTCTGGCTGCACaaggaaagacaaagagacactt
It includes:
- the LOC119029793 gene encoding kinesin-like protein KIF2A isoform X2 — encoded protein: MAGMFGKIFVGIYVEIKRSDGRIHQAMVTSLHEDNESVTVEWIENGDTKGKEIDLESVFALNPDVAPDEEIPQSPEAPPSNVPKTSKLPKTRRITAIPKAENAPRENRAAAVGTTRARPSQHSQPLEPPPPAIAPQSAINQSLLKQENARRKSNCVKEVEKLQEKREKRRLQQQELREKRAQEVDVNLPNYEIMCMIRDFRASLDYRPLTSNDLIEEHRICVCVRARPLNKKELSVKDLDVITIPSKDVVMVHEPKQKVDLTRYLENQTFRFDYAFDENSTNEMVYRFTAQPLVETIFERGMATCFAYGQTGSGKTHTMGGDFSGKNQDCSKGIYALSARDVFLMIKKPNYKKLDLQIFATFFEIYSGKVFDLLNRKAKLRVLEDGKQQVQVVGLQEREVKCTEDVLKLIEVGNSCRTSGQTSANAHSSRSHAVFQIILRRRGKMHGKFSLIDLAGNERGADTSSADRQTRLEGAEINKSLLALKECIRALGRNKPHTPFRASKLTQVLRDSFIGENSRTCMIATISPGMASCENTLNTLRYANRVKELTVDPAAALDSRQGGHVTQLEVLEAQWGVGSSPQRDDLKLLCEQNEEEVSPQLFTFHEAVSQLVEMEEQVLEDHRAVFQESIRWLEDEKVLLEMTEEVDYDVESFATQLEQILDQKIDILTELRDKVKSFRSALQEEEQASQQITPKRPRAL
- the LOC119029793 gene encoding kinesin-like protein KIF2A isoform X1, producing MAGMFGKIFVGIYVEIKRSDGRIHQAMVTSLHEDNESVTVEWIENGDTKGKEIDLESVFALNPDVAPDEEIPQSPEAPPSNVPKTSKLPKTRRITAIPKAENAPRENRAAAVGTTRARPSQHSQPLEPPPPAIAPQSAINQSLLKQENARRKSNCVKEVEKLQEKREKRRLQQQELREKRAQEVDVNLPNYEIMCMIRDFRASLDYRPLTSNDLIEEHRICVCVRARPLNKKELSVKDLDVITIPSKDVVMVHEPKQKVDLTRYLENQTFRFDYAFDENSTNEMVYRFTAQPLVETIFERGMATCFAYGQTGSGKTHTMGGDFSGKNQDCSKGIYALSARDVFLMIKKPNYKKLDLQIFATFFEIYSGKVFDLLNRKAKLRVLEDGKQQVQVVGLQEREVKCTEDVLKLIEVGNSCRTSGQTSANAHSSRSHAVFQIILRRRGKMHGKFSLIDLAGNERGADTSSADRQTRLEGAEINKSLLALKECIRALGRNKPHTPFRASKLTQVLRDSFIGENSRTCMIATISPGMASCENTLNTLRYANRVKEFGISPSDIPFSQSGGGGGRSELSPTYEVKELTVDPAAALDSRQGGHVTQLEVLEAQWGVGSSPQRDDLKLLCEQNEEEVSPQLFTFHEAVSQLVEMEEQVLEDHRAVFQESIRWLEDEKVLLEMTEEVDYDVESFATQLEQILDQKIDILTELRDKVKSFRSALQEEEQASQQITPKRPRAL